Proteins encoded by one window of Arachis ipaensis cultivar K30076 chromosome B04, Araip1.1, whole genome shotgun sequence:
- the LOC107636472 gene encoding uncharacterized protein LOC107636472, translating into MNLDELMRSGIIDESGQVVQNPCSTFSSNNPSFLFNTSSSMDNNNNNHHHLEQPNLPDTTTFEEILAHAEMINHNTSNNNYDVGSQGNNVLVDPKSFIGVDPIVMASHQANWLQIRYPSVQQHHQENVCHDFGDSKPVVNTPVMETGHSNSSLEISMPVAAPAAMSSCTCSDSKGVVFGDCGRRSRKRGFSAEVQEHGIDRKQRRMAKNRESAAKSRAKKQVPIKHGFQLFSFLRAYLHGY; encoded by the coding sequence ATGAATTTGGATGAGCTTATGAGAAGTGGAATAATTGATGAGAGTGGACAAGTTGTGCAAAACCCTTGTTCAACTTTTTCATCTAATAATCCTTCATTTCTTTTTAACACGTCATCGTCAAtggacaacaataacaacaaccaccaccacttgGAACAACCAAATTTACCGGACACAACAACCTTTGAAGAGATTCTTGCCCATGCGGAAATGATCAATCATAATACTAGTAACAATAATTACGATGTTGGAAGCCAAGGCAATAATGTTCTTGTTGACCCTAAGTCTTTTATTGGTGTTGATCCAATAGTCATGGCTTCTCATCAAGCTAATTGGTTGCAAATACGATATCCTTCCGTGCAACAGCATCATCAAGAGAATGTGTGTCATGATTTTGGTGATTCAAAGCCAGTTGTTAACACTCCAGTGATGGAAACTGGTCACTCTAATTCATCACTAGAGATTTCGATGCCGGTGGCCGCCCCAGCGGCCATGTCATCATGCACATGTTCAGATTCAAAGGGAGTTGTTTTCGGTGATTGTGGCCGCCGCAGCAGGAAGAGAGGGTTCTCAGCTGAGGTGCAAGAACATGGCATTGACAGGAAGCAGAGGAGAATGGCCAAGAACCGAGAATCTGCTGCTAAGTCAAGAGCAAAGAAGCAGGTACCAATCAAGCATGgttttcaattattttcatttttgagaGCATACTTACATGGATACTGA